The proteins below come from a single Oncorhynchus keta strain PuntledgeMale-10-30-2019 chromosome 32, Oket_V2, whole genome shotgun sequence genomic window:
- the LOC127914398 gene encoding oocyte zinc finger protein XlCOF6.1-like, translated as MASNGSNDERTLINTKEGVCWTEKETLVKEEEEEEAVTIQKQVEGEAVAVKEEKDVSMKEEEDSFRVKEEEEEEDVTVKEEEEDAVFGVEDEEGEITVTLEEDEEEKTGELINTSKYRERLDNRGSSGEPQQHHDADEAKTSLSGSELPKKHQRRRTRKKSICCSDCGKRLNSSSDLKIHQRIHTGEKPYGCEQCGKSFTQRCNLIVHQRGHTGEKPFSCAQCGKSFTTSSYLTIHQRIHTGEKPYGCEQCGKSFTQQSSLIVHQRTHTGEKPCGCDQCGKRYSVKRSLIKHQKIHGVVS; from the exons AAGAGggggtctgctggacggagaagGAAACTctcgtgaaagaggaggaggaagaggaggctgttacaatacaaaaacaagtagagggtgaggctgttgccgtgaaagaagagaaagacgtttcaatgaaagaagaggaagactccttcagagtgaaagaggaggaggaggaggaggatgttactgtgaaagaagaggaagaagatgcAGTTTTTGGagtggaggatgaagagggggagattactgtcacattagaggaggatgaagaagagaAGACTGGAGAACTGATTAACACCAGTAAATACA gagagagattgGACaatcgtggatcctctggggagcctcaacaacatcaTGACGCTGACGAGGCAAAGACAAGTCTCTCCGGATCAGAACTCCCCAAGAAACACCAGCGGAGACGCACAAGGAAGAAATCTatctgctgctctgactgtgggaaaagaTTGAACTCTTCATCGGACCTTAAAATACATCAAagaattcacacaggagagaaaccttacggCTGTGaacaatgtgggaagagttttactcagcgATGCAACCTGATAGTACACCAGCGGGGacatacaggagagaaaccttttagctgtgctcaatgtgggaagagttttactacatctagttatctaactatacaccagagaatacacacaggagagaaaccttacggCTGTGaacaatgtgggaagagttttactcagcaAAGCAGCCTAATAGTACACCAgcggacacacacaggagagaaaccttgtggctgtgatcaatgtgggaagagatacTCTGTTAAAAGATCTCTGAttaaacatcagaaaatacatggAGTTGTTTCATGA